The genomic segment CAACTTCCATTGAGAGCAGCTCTTTAATCTTGATTTCCTCATCGGGATTTGCTTCTCCTTTAATCGGAATACCTATCTCACTTCTGCATTCCTCGGACGGCGTTTTTTCGGGAGAATCATAGAATATGCCTATCGTTTTGAAACCGGGCCGTACCTTCTTTTCCTTTGCCCAAGCATACAGTCGGGGGATGTACTCATTAAAAGGTATTTCCCCGTAACTGCCCACATGCTCAATATATGCAAATTTAATCGGCTTTGTTTTTTCCAGCTTAATTTTTCCCATATTATTATCCCCAAGTATATAACAGACAGCGCCATATAAACATTTTCACTCTTATAGTCTCTACGAATAGGAATTTTTCCTGAAAAATTTCGACATTTTTTATAAAGAGCAATGTCTTATCTCTTGGAGTGGGATGAGATGACACTCTATGAATTTGGACAAAAAATTCGCAAAGCCATA from the Candidatus Thermoplasmatota archaeon genome contains:
- a CDS encoding GyrI-like domain-containing protein, which encodes MGKIKLEKTKPIKFAYIEHVGSYGEIPFNEYIPRLYAWAKEKKVRPGFKTIGIFYDSPEKTPSEECRSEIGIPIKGEANPDEEIKIKELLSMEVATIKHKAPASEYGETYKKLAEWMEENGYEWAGPAVEVYTKKPKVVGNETIIYATVQVPVKKK